The region CCACGATAAACATATTAGTTTCGTCACGGATAGTAAGCGTATGTCGGTCAGGAAACAGTAATTTTAGCCGCCGTTGAGTATTAACGATACCGACTCCCACTGGGCGGTTTATTGCTTTCCGTCGGACATCCGGCGGGGGTTTAGAGTTTTCCACTCTAAAATGCAGAACCCCGTTTTCGGTTGTCTGTACCCTAACAGCGGCCCAGGCTTGGCGATAAGTGGAATTGATGCCGTGCTTGAAAGCGTTCTCAACAAACGTTACTAATAAAAGAGGGGGAATCTGGAACTGCTCTAACGGGCCATCATGATGGAAAGATAATGTTGTACGCTCGTGTTGCCGAACCGCTTCAAGAGCGATATACTCACGCAAAAAGTCAACCTCCCGCACAAGTGGGATTGTTGGATTTGCCGTTTCGTACAACGCGTAGCGTAATAGCTTTGATAAGCGTAGCAGAACACCACCCGCTTCATCGTCTGTGCCGGCTACCATTGAGTAGACGCTGTTGAGAGAATTTAGTACAAAGTGCGGTTGAATCTGGGCCTGTAAAAAATTCAGCTCTAGTTTGAGGTTGTCACGTTCCAATTCAGCTGCCTTGGTACGCACCATCAACATATCTTTGACTATTTTTCCTGCTATTGGCACAGCTAAACTTGATAATGTGAATGACCAGTTTATCAATAGCGTATTTTCTCCAAAGAGTACTTTTAGAAAACCATTATGGCCAAGAGCTTTAGGGACACTGGTTAGAATATGGTATGTGTTTGCAATCCAGCCGTACAATAGGTAGTTGGAAAGCGTGTTCAACGTATAGACACCAGCTAAGCATATAAAAACATTGAGCCACTTACCCCTATATATGTTAGGTAATCCAAAAAACGCGAACAGGTAATAACTGCCTGCTATTGTAGGCAGATCAAATAGGATCACAACCAAGTAAACCTGCCAGGCAGCTCCCCTCAATATCCACGTATGTGTATACACTTGGAAAAGACCTACTACTATCCAGATTGTACTATGCATAAATAGCCTTTCTCGAAACGTTGGTTTTAGTAGTCGGTGAAAAACCGTCGATGTTAACCAACTTTCGGGGGGCATTATTACAGCCATATATCTAAAATATAATAAATATTGACCTAATTCTATAAACTATGTTATTTTCAAATATACAGTATTAATTAACTTACAATCAACTTGTTGGAGTAAATGTATTCAAAAGGTAAATGGCTTCCTTAGTATGGAGAACTACCCTAAACGCTGCGTTTGCCCTCATATTACCCAGATTTTCACGTGACACATATTTTGGAATACCTCATAACCTAGTTCTTTCGACTATTTTGCCTTGATGCGTATGCCAGGTCAGACCGCTCCGGTGGCCCGGATATCCGTAAATCCAAGCCTTTGTGGGGTTCCTCGAATACCAGATTCAACGGGGTGACCCAAGTCATAGAAATGAGGGTTGTCAGGCCCATTAGAAAGATAATGACGGGGTCGCCCGTGCGGGTCTATTCAGGAAAATGGTTGTCGTATGCGACGGATTGTATTGGACAAATATTAAAACATACTGTCTTGCATAAACGCTGATTCTGAGAGCTGGCGTTTTTGTATTGAACCCTACGATTCATCTTGGCAGCGGTCTACAATGTACAAAGGTGATCCGGTTTTTTACCGAGTGCGAAGCTTTCATTTCGTCTTTTCACAACTCGACTTTAGGGCGGTTGACCTGTTGAAGGCTACGTTGTCAACGCACCTTAGCTTGGTCTTCTAAACTTAGGCCGTTCCCCTGTTGCAGAAGAATCAAAAAGCTGCCTAACCGGGGCTCGTTTGAAGTCAACTGAAGCCACCAAACGAGCCCAAAGCGGCCGAACTGGGAAAATAGATTTCGTGTGAATGCCGAAGCAAATGGCTTTCGTTGAATAATGCCAATCTCTGGCCGACTAACGCTGGGACTTTGTGGCGAGACTACGCACAACAGGGGGCGGTGCCGAAGCTCTGGCCAGCGAGTAATTTAATAGATTTATGAGTTGCGCAACGTTCGGCCAAATTTGGCGGAACGTTGGTATATGAACACGGTAAGCTATTTTCCTGTAGTGGACCAATGAGGTAAATCATCGGCAATTTTATTAAAAACATTGTAGGATGCTCCAATTGTTCTCAAATCATTGAATACATTCACTGTTATGAATGCCCCATCCTGCTTCGCGATTTCTTTACCGTTAAATTCAGAAATTGTCATATCAATTGCATTCCCAGAAATATGATTAGACATCAGAGCAGGAGGAGTCTTTGTTGTTGCTATACCATAAGCATTAACCATTTCTTTTGCTGCTTTTATTGAGTCCTCTATGTTTCCATGAAACCATTCAATATTTACGTCATTCATTGAAGGGACGTTTCTTGGATCTTGCTTTGAATGTGCTATCAAAAAACTAAAGTGCATGAGGTACGCTCTTTGGGGGGGACGTAAAGTTGCAGAGACACTTACAGTGGCCCCAGCCCTTTTTAAGGCATTTATAAATGCCTTAATATTCTCTCGAAAAGGAGAGGATAGAGCCTCTAAACTCTTTGATGTTGGAAACATTGCAACCCAAATTTTTCCGCTTAAAAGCTTGGGCGCTACAGCAGTAAGGCCATTAGCCGAAACTTCGGTATTCATATTTTTAACGGTTAGATGGTTAAACTACTTAACTATTCTTAAAATGGTCCGGTCGTTGGCCCCTACGTCGCCGAGGTCGAATTCCATCATCTCGGCGACGCACGCAGCGTAACCTCGCAGTAGCGGCCAGGCTTGTCCAACGGCCGCACCACGGCCAGTAGCTGTAGTGATCAAACTCCGGCTTGCCGCCCTACCAGCCCTCTGTGAGTCGTCGGCATCAAGGTATTTATCGGGCAGGGCCATGCGCTGGGCAATCAGTTGTTTGCGGAGTTTGGTGCGCCGGGGTACCCGTCTGCCCCATGAGGTAGCCAGCGTAGCGCTTTCTTCATCACTAACATGAATACTAACTGCAATACTTCTAAAAACTTAAAACTAAAAAAAGGGTGTTTTCCCGGTTTTTTATAATCGTAAATAAATCTTGTCAGCGAACTTTTATTACTTGTTGATTTGTGAATTAGTTTGTTGGAAGTTTCGGAGTCATTGACAACTGAATTACGGAATGTGTAGACATCTATTAGACGAAGGAAAATTCTCAATAAACCCTCCTGAGTGAGACAATGGGACGTTTATTTATACGACTTTTTTAATAACTGTCAACGACTATCCGTAGTATACGAAAGGTTATTCCTGGTACTTACTTTGCACAGAAAGGGTAGCAATTGGCGACTATACTAAACAGATACAATAAGACAGAGAATAGGAATGAAAAAATCTAAATCAATAGCAGGAATGGTTGGCCCAACACTAATAGTTATGGTCTTATCCGAATTGAAATTATGGAATCCTACCCTCTATGATACTCAGATAGTACCCCTTATTTATCTAAATGGTGTGCTTCTTTTTATTGCCGGCCTGGCAATTGTACGGGGGCATAATATCTGGAACTTTAGTTGGCAGACTTTCGTAACGCTGGTAGGATATATTGGAATTCTACTTGGAATATTTCGGATGTTTTTTCCTCATATTCAGAAGAATGAATTTAAGGATAATGGGTTTATTCTAAGCCTGGAATTGCTGTTAATTCTTTTGGGAGCGTTTTTGACATACAAAGCCTATTTTCAAAAAACTAGTAATCGTTAGTTGAGTTTGCTCCTAAAGCGGACCACCTCAAGTACAGTAATGTAAAGCTACAAGTCATTTAAAATCTATACATTAGCTGAGCTTGTAAACTTAGTTGATACGAGTGGAAATAAGAGTAGGAGGGATGTGGTTCAATATTATATTGAATCGTTGGTTGAGCAATTAATGACATACGCTCAGTAAGGCTATATATGACCCCTACTCCTAGTAAAGGAGTAACAACTACAGCTTTGCCAAGTTTTATGGGTACTACCTCGCCATTTACATTATTGATCCGTGAGTAAGTTTGTAATGTGATTGCCTTTTGCTTTTGATGGCAAACTACAAACAATCTGATTACGAAGCCCTTCGCCGACGCTGTATTGAACTCAGTCAGGTAGGATGGAAACAAGCAGCTATTGCTCAGGTGTTTGGCCTAACTCAGCCTTGGGTGAGTCGGACACTTAAGAAGTACAACCAGCAAGGTTTGACCGCCTTGCAAGAAGGGAAGCGAACCGGAGCACCACCCCGTTTGTCGGCTCAGCAACTGGATCTACTCGTGATTGAACTCAACAAAGGGGCGGAACATCATGGATTTAGTGGAGCCATCTGGACCCGTCCCCGAGTTAATGAAGTCATTAAGAAGCTCTTTGGTGTCAGCTATGACCCTTCTCAGGTAGGCCGTATCCTCAAGAAAGTAGGCTGGAGCCGACAGTTGCCGCAACGTAAAGCCAGTCAACAGGACGCTCAGGCAGTTACTCAGTGGCGCAGCGAACGCTTACCCGAACTTAAAAAAAGCTAAAGCCGAGGGGCGCGTTATCTTATATATTGATGAATCAGCGTGTTATCTATTGCCTTTTGTGGCCCACACTTGGGCACCTTGCGGACAGACACCGGTCTTAATGGAGCAAGCGGGGCGGACTCATTTGAGCTTAATTGCGGCCATTGCTGCGAACGGTCAAATTTATGTGGCAGGTCAAAACCAGGCATTCACTAGTGAAGATATAGTATGGTTTTTAAAACTACTCTGTGGGCGTTATCGCAAACGGAACCTGCTGATTATTTGGGATGGCGCAGCAATCCATCGTAGCAACGTCGTTAAAGAGTTACTTCGTGAACGCCTTGGCCGAATGCATCTGGAACGCTTACCCGCTTATAGTCCGGAGCTAAATCCAGTTGAACTGCTATGGAGTCAATTGAAAAGAAACTTAAAAAACAAAGCGTTCACAAGCTTGGACGAACTGACTGTAGCTGTTCTTGAGCAAACCAAGCGACTAGAGAAGGACCCTAAATCAGTAAAAGCCTTCTTCAATAAAAAGGAAATAGCGTTTATTACAGACTAATTCACGAATCAATAAGGTAGCTAGTTCCTCTAAAATCGAAAGTGACCCCTGCCGAAAAGTAAGGCGAAAGCCGGTTGGTTGATGACTGATAGTTAATCAATAAGGGTGCTTTATAAAGATTGGTAAAAGGATGCTTGTACTGATAGCGGATTGTAGTGGGGATGCCATTCTGCATATAGACCTCTTTACCTACTGCGGAATGGGTAGCCCAAATTCCTGCTCCAATTGACCATTTCGGTGAAAAGGCATATCGGGTCGTAACACCCAACGAATATTTAAGGCCATTTGAAACAGCAATGAGTTCATCAGTAGGTGATTGGTTAGCCAATGGAAAACTTATTTTGGCGTCAGCATGAGTATAGATGGGAGCAAGCTGAATTGATAAGGCGAATTTATGTTGCCCAAAAACCGTAGTCAGACTACCTATCATAAGCAGACAAGTTAGCGTTTTCATAAGATTGCCGTTTATTATTTTGAGGTGAATGACCTAACGTTATGTTAGCCAAAGTGCTGATTTGTAAGCTAAATGCGAATTATTGATCGTCTCGATAAAACGCTTATGAGTGAGACGATGGAGCGTCTATGAAGCTACTTCTTAAATAGGGCGTTTGGCGAAACGGATAATACCTTAACCGCATCAATCGTTAGCTACCAGTTATAAAGCATTTGAATTGACTATCGTTTCCTGATTACCTAAGGAAGACTAGCACAAAAGGCAAGACTATTTTTTAGATCTATTTCCTGATTAAAATTAATAGAATTTTCCTTTAAGTACTGTTTAACAACCTGTTTGTTCTTAGCAAATAAATTCAGGAAGCCGGATTGGTTTGCTGGATGAAACTTACCGTTACTATCTCGTAATTTGAACTCGGCTTTTTGGGAAAACAGCATATCACTATGGACGTCTAAACGGGCTAGTGATCCATTAGAGCCGAAATAGGTGGTGGTGGTTCGTATCGCTGATGCTCCCGTTGATTGTTTGTACCCCCCTTCTTTTTCTCGATCAATCAAAACCATGGTTCGTTTAATTAGCAATCTAGCAGAACCGTACGTAGCTACCAACTGCCAATAGGACTTTGGATACTCGTAGTAAAATGAGTCCGGGCCGATTACCACGAGTTGAACGGTGGGATCGTTTTGCAGCGCCAGTGTATCGCCAGTAGGGCTGATAAAATGCATCTCACCCAAAAATAGATTATAGTTAAATCTAGCTGATGACGACTTGTTGGAGGCATGAACAAGCCGACCCTGTGTAAATACTGGATATTGGTAGCGTTCGTTGAATGAAACAGAATTAGTTGGGTTCTCCCCTGCTTTTACACGGATATATTGGTTGCTTTGAGCAGTAACGATAGAATGGATACCAATCAGCAGGAAACAAGCGAACGATAAAAGTTTCATATCTGAGCTTAGTAAATTATAGAGTACTTTAGGACAACAGTCATTTACAGCGGTTATAGCAGGGTAATCAAGTCTATAAAATTCGTATTAAGCAATAAAAAGGGGCTAATAAATGCATTATTTTCGACAAAAATGTATTGATCGGTCCCATGTGCTTTTTATCACGAATCTCTCCTGTTAGATATCAAGGTTGCGTTCATGTGGGACTTCCCAAATTAGGCACTTAATTAGATTACCTCTTTTGATATCTGTCCAGTCTAATCACTAGCATGCGTTATCGTCCATGGGCTATTTTACGGAATTGGTAGGACAATTTTTCCCGCAGTCGGGTATCGTTGGTAATAATGTCAGCTAAAGCGGTCATTCCGGTTTTGTAGGCCAATGTCATGCCGTAAGTCGTTTTCAATCCGGCTGGCGGTTCAACTTGCGCTAAAAACAGGCTGTCATTCATTAGCCTATTAGCTAGGGCAGTAATCTTGCCCCGTACCACTCCAAACTCTTGATAAGGGTAGCCTGTAAACTTTACCCACATAGTTTGACCAACTGCTACTTTACCGGCGGCACCCGCAGTTCATCAAAATAATCTGTCGTGAGTGGTGATACGTAAACCAATTCCTGACCAATTGCTACTGATTGATTTCCCTGCATTTTGCCAACAAAAATCACTTTGCCTGCCACTTGGACTTTAAGACGTTTTTCTGCGTCCAGTCGAAGCCCCGGCAGGACCATACGATCTACCCTTATTTGCTCAAGGGGCTGGAGATTGATCGGCCTAATTACGTCTGGTCGACCGACATGACGTATGTGCCGATGGTAAACGGTTTTTTGTATCTGTGCGCGAGCATTGATTGGTTCAGGGGCCTTCGCGGTGTACGTTAAGCGTCTTTTAATTTAAAACACAAACGGTTCTTATACCGGCCCGCTACGTTTGTTCCATCCATCAGGCACTGGAGGTCGTAGTATTCCAACTCCCGCTCCTTCTGGTACACATTAGTCAAAAGCTATACAGTATTTGTCCCCCTTTGGGGAATCAAAAAAACAAACACTACTTCGTATGAATTACTCACTCGTTTTCTCGCTGCTTGCATTCGCCAGCACCCAGGTCGACGCTCAGGTTCACTCGACTTCTGTCAATAAAGAAGCCTATGCCCTCAGTGCGCAACTGCCTCCCGCAGCCAACACGCCCAGTTCAGATCCGGTGAAACTTGCCGATAATGGCGTGTACCTGAGCGTAACTGATTTTACCAACGGTACCCTGGTCGAAACATTTGCCGATAATACCCCCGGCGATCATATTTGGGCGAATACACCAGGGAGCTATATCTGTGTGCAGTCGCCCAGAGTAACGGAGAAATTTCCCGAATCAAAAACGTGGGGGTTCCGCAAAAGTGGTAAAGATTACTGCGTAGTAAATGGCCTGACCTATGAAATTATCAATGGAAATGACATGCTTGTTT is a window of Spirosoma linguale DSM 74 DNA encoding:
- a CDS encoding signal transduction histidine kinase, LytS (PFAM: histidine kinase internal region~KEGG: maq:Maqu_0489 histidine kinase internal region), with the translated sequence MHSTIWIVVGLFQVYTHTWILRGAAWQVYLVVILFDLPTIAGSYYLFAFFGLPNIYRGKWLNVFICLAGVYTLNTLSNYLLYGWIANTYHILTSVPKALGHNGFLKVLFGENTLLINWSFTLSSLAVPIAGKIVKDMLMVRTKAAELERDNLKLELNFLQAQIQPHFVLNSLNSVYSMVAGTDDEAGGVLLRLSKLLRYALYETANPTIPLVREVDFLREYIALEAVRQHERTTLSFHHDGPLEQFQIPPLLLVTFVENAFKHGINSTYRQAWAAVRVQTTENGVLHFRVENSKPPPDVRRKAINRPVGVGIVNTQRRLKLLFPDRHTLTIRDETNMFIVDLMLQLEPETLATLT
- a CDS encoding hypothetical protein (KEGG: esa:ESA_01404 hypothetical protein), with the translated sequence MNTEVSANGLTAVAPKLLSGKIWVAMFPTSKSLEALSSPFRENIKAFINALKRAGATVSVSATLRPPQRAYLMHFSFLIAHSKQDPRNVPSMNDVNIEWFHGNIEDSIKAAKEMVNAYGIATTKTPPALMSNHISGNAIDMTISEFNGKEIAKQDGAFITVNVFNDLRTIGASYNVFNKIADDLPHWSTTGK
- a CDS encoding hypothetical protein (KEGG: nha:Nham_2895 hypothetical protein), encoding MKKSKSIAGMVGPTLIVMVLSELKLWNPTLYDTQIVPLIYLNGVLLFIAGLAIVRGHNIWNFSWQTFVTLVGYIGILLGIFRMFFPHIQKNEFKDNGFILSLELLLILLGAFLTYKAYFQKTSNR
- a CDS encoding Transposase and inactivated derivatives-like protein (KEGG: maq:Maqu_0609 transposase), yielding MANYKQSDYEALRRRCIELSQVGWKQAAIAQVFGLTQPWVSRTLKKYNQQGLTALQEGKRTGAPPRLSAQQLDLLVIELNKGAEHHGFSGAIWTRPRVNEVIKKLFGVSYDPSQVGRILKKVGWSRQLPQRKASQQDAQAVTQWRSERLPELKKKAKAEGRVILYIDESACYLLPFVAHTWAPCGQTPVLMEQAGRTHLSLIAAIAANGQIYVAGQNQAFTSEDIVWFLKLLCGRYRKRNLLIIWDGAAIHRSNVVKELLRERLGRMHLERLPAYSPELNPVELLWSQLKRNLKNKAFTSLDELTVAVLEQTKRLEKDPKSVKAFFNKKEIAFITD